The Candidatus Sysuiplasma acidicola genome contains the following window.
CATGACATAGCGATGAAATCAAAGATTCCTGTCTGGATAGGCGGCATGCTGGAGACCGGTATAGGCAGGGCATTCAATGTGGCACTGAACACACTGCCGAACGTCAGGTTCCCCGGCGACACCTCTCCGAGTTCGCGCTATTTTACGAGGGATATTATTACGCATCCTTTTGAAATGAATGGCAGCGGCCTGATGGAAGTGCCGAAAGGTCACGGAACGGGCGTGGAAGTGGATGCACGCGAGCTCGAGAAAAGAGTGGTGAAGAGAAAATCGATTGATATGGCCTGATCACTCTGCCTGGCCGAATTTGATCGCGCTTCCGGTTGCGCGCTCGAAAAGATATATGTTTTCCTGCCTGATGTACAGTTTCAGATTGTCTACGATTGCGTCGCGCTCATTGATGCTTGTGAGGAATATAAAATCATCATCTGCCACCGTAGTGTGTACAAGCAGTTCGTTTCCCAGAAGATCGGTCCCTATGTGCTTTGCCTCAATGATCGCACCGCCGCCCGCAGGCGAAAGACTAACAGCCCTTGGTCTTACGCCCACAAGCACATCGTCCTTTATGCCCAGCTGCTTCCTTACATAGGGTGTGTCGAGTATGTTCATTGGCGGCGAGCCTGTGAAGGTTGCCACAAAAGAGTCCACCGGTTTATGGAAGATGTCGAAGGGTGTTCCGCACTGTTTGACTACGCCTTCGTTGAGTATTGCTATTCTGTCCCCCATCGTCATGGCCTCGACCTGATCGTGCGTCACGTAAATCACGGTGATGCCCGTCTCCCTCTGTATGCGCTTTATCTCAAAACGCATGGTTGTTCTGAGTTTTGCGTCCAGATTCGACAGCGGTTCATCCATCAAAAGCACATTCGGTGATCTGACTAGCGCCCTTCCAATGGCTACTCTCTGCCTCTGCCCCCCGGACAGTTCCTTCGGCTTTTTTTTGAGAAAGTCTCCTATCCTCAGCAGTTGAGTAATGGCGGCTACCCGTTTCTTTATCTCGTCGGCACGCATCTTCGCCATTTTCAGTGGGAATGAAATATTCCCTTCGACGGTCATGTGCGGATACAATGCATAATCCTGGAATACCATGGCTATGTTCCGCTCACGCGGCGAAAGCTCGGAAACATCTCTGTCGCCAATGATCAGACGGCCACCGCTCTGTTCAGACAGTCCCGCTATGATCCTGAGCAGCGTCGTTTTGCCGCAGCCTGACGGACCGAGCAATATGAAAAATTCACCGTCTTTGATTTCCAGATTTATGTTTTTCAGAACTTCTGTCGTTCCGAATGTTTTTACGATGTTGTCTATGGTGACTTTTGCCAACTTATCACACTCACTTCAGCGCTCCGGCCATGACGTCGCTTCTCAGATATTTCTGCAGGAAAAAAGTCATTGCAATGACCGGCAGAATCAGTATAATTGAATAGGCGTCTGCAGCGGGTATGCCTCCCGCTCCTCTCGTTATATAATAAAAAATCTTCGGCGGTATTGTCTGGTTGAAGGGCACAAGTATTTCTGCAAATATGAATTCGTCCCATGAAAAGAGCCATGCCAGTATGGCGGCCACGGAAACGCCTGTCAGAGCAAGCGGCAGTTCCACCGAAGCGAACGTTCTCCACTTAGGTGCTCCGTCTATCGCAGCAGATTGGGCCAGATTCGGCGGAATCGTCCTGAACGTTCCCACCAGTATGTATGTTATCATCGGTATGGCTATGGAACTCTGTGCCAGCGCAAGGCCAAGGGCAGTATTCATCAGCCCGAGTCTTATGAAGAGCGCGGCAATCGGAACCGCAATCTGTATCTCGGGAACCATTTCAGTAACGAAGAGGAACATTATCATTGCATACCTTATTCTTGCAGGCAGTTTGGAAATAGAATATGCCGCAGGTACGCCGACCGCCAGACAGATAAGGGCAACCATTGTCGCAGTCTCAACGCTCATAGACAGGGGGCCGACTATATTGAGTGTATGAATGGCAAAGGTCAGATTTGAAAGTGTATAAGTGGTGGGTATGAGCGTGGGTACGCTGACGAATACCTGGCGTTTATCGGCAAACGCAACAAGGAAAATAAGGTAGACCGGAAAGAGTACAAACCCGGTTATAATCAGCAAAAGCAGATACCACACGCCATCCCGCACTGTCCTTCTCGTGCCGGCCATATGTCTACCCCTCCATGCCAAGTCTTCTGGAAACGAAGATGTACAAAGTGACGAGCAATACCACTATGCCAAGCAATATTGTGGCAACGGCGGCAGCCTGATTTGCAGAACCCAGACTGAACGACTCGTAAATCTGGAATGACAGTGTTCCAAGGAATGCAGGCGTATATCCCGTAAGCACGAGCGGCAGAGACAGTATATTGACTTCCTGTATCAGTCTGATTGTTACGGCTATCATGATGAACGGATACAGGCCCGGAAGGGTGATGTAGACAAATTGTTTTATGAAACCGGCTCCGTCTATCGCAGCAGACTCATACTGGCTCTGCGGAATCGACGACAGCCCCCCCAGCAATATGAGCATGATGAGTGGAAAGTTTTTCCAGGAATCCGCAAGAGCTATTGAAATGATTGCTCTTGGAATCGGTCTTATCCAGTCAATGCTTGTGCTTATCAGGCCCAGGTGAATCAGCATTGAATTCAGATACCACCCTGATGGTGAGAAAATGAATGTGAAGGCTATACCGCTCACCACCGTGGCCACGCCGAAAGGCACCATTATGACCGTTCTGAAAAAGCCCCTTCCGCGGAAATCCCTGTTGAGGAGCAGCGCTGTCAATAGGGCGAGCAGGAACTGGATGGTCAGGGCTGTAACAACAATTAACACCGTGTTTATTATCGCGTCAACAACGCCGTACGTGGAAAATACATATCTGTAATTGGCCAGTCCCACCTTACCTGAGAATTCTGAAAAGCCGAGGAAGATACCGCTGAGGATAGGATAAATCGTAATGACAGAAACCATAGATAAAAGAGGTAAAAGAAAAAGGATTTCCATCAGATTCCGTTTCAGGAATCTTATGGCTCTGCTTCGCAAAACAGCATCATCTCACTTCATGTGGGACCTGTGTAGTTGCCCGACGGATAGTACGCTCCGCTCTGGTATGGGGAGACATCGCTGGAATAGTATATCTTGAGGTAATTCAGCATGCTGGAGTGTGCCTGGCCAAGTGCCTTGGTCACATTGCCGTTGCTGCCGATTATTACTCCCCACGCCACGTCAAACACAGAGTTCCACTGTGTCATCCATGGCACCGCAGGCCTGAATATGCCGTGGGTTTCCTCATAATGGAAATAGTTGAACAGATAGCTGATGCTGGAAGGCAGATTGTTGTATGCAAGCTCATTGACCACGGGCCAGCTCAGGTTCATCAGAAGATCTCTCTGAATCTGATAGCTGTTCACAAATTTCAGCCAGTCAAGAGAAGCCCACACATTCGGTGAGTTGGCCGGTATGCCCAGAACATCTCCGCCGACGACGTATTGTGCGTTGTTGTTTGGACCTGCAAATACCGGTGCCACTCCAAGGTTATATCTGGTTCCGCTGCTGGGTGCGAATGTCGTGTTGTTCATTCCCAGTCCTCCCAGAAGGCTGGTGACATAGGGCCACTGGTTAATGTATTGATAATTGTCGGACACAAGTCCCTTGTATGAGCCCCAGTAACCTGTCGCATTGTTCGGTGACATGAGTCCCGCTCTCATCATGTTCTGCAGGTATGTAAGTGCCGCAATGTCTCCGGTGTCATTGAAGACCATCGGATTACCGCCAAACTCGGCCATCCACTGAAATACCTGTGTCGGTGTGCTCGCGCCGCCGTGTCCCTGCATGTTGAACGGATGAGAATACCCCTTACTGTTGAGAAGCACCATATCAGTCATCAGATTCGTGGCGTTGGTCGGCTGAACCGTAGCGCCTGCCTTTGTCAAAGCAGACTGGTTGTAATATGCAAGCTGAACGTTTCCCCTGAACGGGAAGAAGTAGTATGTGCCGTTGAAAAGCCCCTCTTTGTAGTATGCAGGTATGATGGTCCCGCTCGATGTTGTTCCCGTTGTGCCGCCATTCATTGCTTCAAGCTGGCTGAGATAGGGGTTGAGCGGTGTTACCAGACCCTGGGAAACGAGTGCTCCCATCTCCAGATTGTCTTCCTCGATAATATTGACGCTTACATGGTGGGCAGATTCCTGGGACAGTAATGAGCTGATAATTGTTGATGCGCTCAATGTCGAATATTTCACGGTTATGTTTGGATATGCCCTCTCAAACATGGGAATAACCTTCGTCGACATGTAAGCGCCCTCCGTTCCGGCCAGACTCCAGTTTATTGTAAGTGTGGTTTTAGACGATGAAGTAGGATGTTTGCTGGAAGTGAGATACAGTGCTCCCGCAACGGCAGCTACTATGAATATTATTATGACTGCAACTGCAATTGTCTTTCCTGCCATCGCTCCCTTTCTGCTTTTCATGTTCTTTGTCGAAAACATATTTCCTAAAACGTGCTCATCCTATAAATGATTTTTGGGAAATTCGCAAATTCAATTATATATTTATCTATTATTATATAGTTTAGTTATTTTCGCATTGCCGGCAAACACCAAGTCTCAGACGCTCTATCTCACTCAAACCATGGGCAAAGAGCCGGGAAGGAGATTTGAACTCCTGTCTGCAGATGTCGACAATTTATACTGCAGTCTGCCACATGGCCGCTCTGTCATCCCGGCAGTAAGTGATTCGATATATTCCATCTTTATAACACTTTTATTGCATCCGCGGCCGTGCGGAATGGTTCTAAGCCCGATCATCTCGCTGTCACGTGCTTCTTTCTCACCAGTTCTGCCGTCATGCGCTCAGCTTCTGAATAAGGACTTGACTTTCTCTCCAGCATGCTGCAGAGCATATCATCGAGCTCCTTCATGCCGATGTTGTCAAAAATCTTCCTGGTGATGTCCCTGGAAACGAGCTCCTGCAGCTCTCTCCTGAGCTGCGCCTTTTTCCTCGATGCGAGATGTTCAGAATCACCGGCGAATGCATGATGTTTCTGTATGCTGTCGAACAGTTCGCTGATGCCCTTTCCTTCGCGCGCATTGGTCTGCAGAACAGGCGGTTTCCATCCATGCCAGTCTTCTACGAGATCCAGCATGGACCTGATATCGCTCACAGTCCTCATTGCGCCAGTCAAATCGCATTTGTTGACTACGTAGATGTCTGCAATTTCTAGCAGACCTGCCTTTATTGACTGCACCTCATCTCCGGTGCCCGGCATCGTCACAACAACTATCGTGTCTGCCATGCCCATTATGTCTACCTGCGTCTGTCCGGCGCCGACTGTTTCAACTATTATGGTGTCGCATCCCAGCGCATCGAGTATCCTCACCACGCTGCCTGCCTGTGACGAAAGGCCTCCGCTGCCGCCCCTGCTTCCCATGCTCCTTATGAATACGCCAGGATCAGCAAAGAGTTCTGTCATCCTGATCCTGTCACCGAGTATCGCGCCGCCTGTAATGGGGCTCGTGGGGTCAATGGCGACAATGCCCAGCTTCATTCCCTGAGCCCTCATTCTCTTCGCTATCTCGAGCACGATGGTGCTCTTCCCTACTCCCGGGGGACCCGTTATGCCAAGCACAGGCACGCCCCTCGCATGTTCGTAGAGGAGCTTCATCGCCTCGCCGCATCCCTCTTCCTCGTCCTCCACAAGTGAAATGAGTCTTGCGGCGGATTTCCTGTCGCCTTTCATTATGTCATCGGCAAGTTTGCGGAAGTTCAAAACGGATCACTGCCTCATGTTCTCTGCTTGATGTGTTCCCTGTGAAATTTTACAATTTCCTCTATGGCTGTTCCGGGTCCGAAAACAGCAGCGATGCCGCTCTTCTTGAGCATGGGCAAGTCCTCTTTGGGTATGATGCCTCCGGCCGTCACAAGGACGTCCATCCCGTTCTCTTTTATTAGTTCCATGACTCTTGGAAAGAGGACATCGTGCGCTCCCGAAAGACAGCTCAGTCCTATGGCATCCACATCCTCCTGCAGCGCCGCCTGCACGATCTGCTCGGGCGTCTGGTGCAGGCCCGTGTATATTACCTCCATGCCCGCGTCCCTCAGTGCCCGTGCAACCACTTTGGCTCCCCTGTCGTGACCGTCGAGGCCGGGCTTTGCAATCATAACGCGAATCTTCCTCGGCATCTGCATACCTCAGATAATGTGCTGCTCCCTGTATTCGCCGAAAACTTCGCGCAGTACTCCTGTGACCTCACCCAGCGTCGCCTTAGCCTTTACGGCAGCTAAGATCGCCGGCATTGTGTTGGCGCTTCCTTCCGCTGTCTTTCTGAGCGTGTCCATTGCTTCCTGGAATCTGCGCTTGTTCCGTCCGTTTCTGAGTCTTTTCAACCGCTCGATTTGCTTGTCGCGACCCTTCGGATCCAGCTTCAGAATCGGAACATTGAGCGGCTCGTCAACTGTATACTCATTGACGCCTACGATGATTCTCTCTTTTTTCTCCAGCTCCCTCTGATACCTGTACGACGACTCTGTGATGGCCTTCTGAAAATAACCCATCTCTATTGCCTGTATGACCCCACCGTATTCTTCAATATCGTCAAATATTGCGTACGCTTCCTCCTCCATCCTGTCCGTCAGCCACTCGACATAGTAGGAGCCGCCGAGCGGGTCTGCCACGCGCGGAATCCCGCTCTCATATGCTATTATCTGCTGTGTTCTCAGAGCTATTCTGACTGCCTTCTCGGTTGGTAGTGCAAGGGCTTCGTCAAGTGAATTCGTGTGCAGCGACTGTGTCCCTCCGAATACGGCGGCCATGGCCTGAAGCGCCACCCTGACGATGTTGTTTTCAGGCTGCTCGGCCGTAAGAGAACAGCCAGCAGTCTGCGTGTGGAAACGGAGTTTCATCGCACGCTCATTTTTCAGGCCGAATCTCTCCTTCATCTCACGTGCCCAAATCCTCCTCGCTGCCCTGTATTTCGCTATCTCCTCGAAGAAGTCGTTGTGCGCGTTGAAGAAGAACGAAAGTCTCGGAACGAACATGTTCGGGTCCAGTCCCCTCTCTATCCCCTGTCTCACATACTCGAAGCCATCGGCGAGCGTGAAAGCAAGTTCCTGGACGGCTGTCGAGCCCGCTTCCCTGATGTGGTAGCCGCTTATGCTTATTGTGTTCCAGAGCGGAACTTCCTTCATGCCATATTCAAACGTGTCAAGCACGAGCCTCATTGACGGCTCAGGCGGAAAGATGAAGCTCTTCTGGGCTATGTATTCCTTCAGCACGTCGTTCTGTATGGTGCCCCTAAGCACACTCTTCGGCACATTCTGCGCTTCGCCAGTGGCTATGTACATGGCCCACAGCACGGATGCGGGGCCGTTAATCGTCATGGAGGTGCTGACCTTATCGAGCGGTATCCCGCTGAAGAGCGCCTGCATGTCCTCGAGCGAAGAGACTGCGACGCCGCACTTCCCGAATTCCCCCTCGGAATGCGGATCGTCGGTATCGTAACCGTAAAGCGTCGGATAATCGAATGCCACGCTGAGTCCAGTTTCGCCGTGCGAAAGGAGGTATTTGAACCGTCTGTTTGTCTCTGCTGCGCTGCCGAAACCGGCGAACTGTCTCATGGTCCATAACTTGCCGGTGTACATGTTCTCGTGAATACCCCTTGTGTAGGGATAATGCCCGGGATTGCCGAGTTTCGCATCATAATCAAAATCCTCCTGCGGTGTGTACAGAGGCTCTATTTCCATCCAGGAAAGATTGTAGAATTTGTCCCTTCGCTGCTTTCCGGCTCTTATCTCCTCATCGAATTTCCGTTTCCATTCTCTGAATGTTTCCTGCAATACATTCCTGTCTGCAGGGTCGGATTCCTTTTCCCTGAGGGAAAGCGCCATGCTCTTTCAATGTATGACAATGGATAAATTCTTTGCCCACTGCAGCCGTTCATCATACACTGCTTCGGCCCGCGGTCAGATTGGCACTCTGGCCCCGCAGGGCGAAAGCCTGTATCTGCCGAAATCATCACATCCAAGCAGGAATTCTCCATCGAAAACGGGGCCATCTCTGCACACAAGCGCACCATTCAGGGAGCAGGCATCGCAAATGCCTATGCCGCACTTCATGAAGCGTTCAGTCGAAATCTGGGCAGGCGTCCTGAACTCCGACGCAAGCTCTGCCACCCTGCGAAGCATCAGTTCCGGACCGCATGCAATTATCGTGTCAAAATCTTCACGCTCCAGGACTCGTCTGGCGACAGCAGTCACAAACCCTTTCTCTCCCTGACTTCCGTCATCTGTTGAAATGAGCACATCAGCACCGGCCTGTTTCATCCTGCCGGCGAAGAATATGCCGTCCCGGTTCTTTGCGCCTATGGCCGCTACTGCTCTCCTCCCGGGGGAAAACAGGTCTGCAGCTGAAATGATGGATGCGACTCCGGTTCCGCCGCCGATGAAAAGTATGCGAGAGCCGACGGGTCTGAAGGAGTTGCCGAAGACGCCCCTGACACCGATCCGATCGCCCTTCCCGAGTCTGGAGAGCGCGGTGGTTGTCTTTCCCAGTACCCTGAACGTGAACCCCTTTTCGTCTCCAATGAATGAAAGGGACATTGGCACTTCGTTGACACCCGGCGCCCAGACCATAATGAACTGTCCTGGAGATGCTTTCGTCCTGTCCCTGTACATTACGGTAAAGACATCAGCGCACTCCTCAGTGATGTCTGTAATTTCGACGATCTCAAGTTTGCCTGTGTGCAATGCCTATCATCTCTCCGATGGTGCTGAAATGTTCTTTCTTCATGAAGGCAAAAAGTTGTCTGTTAACCGCCGAAAATACCTGAGGCCCTCTTTCTGCGACGGCCGTTCCGATCTCAAACGCAGATGCTCCTGCCATCAGGTATTCGGCTGCATCCTCGCCGGTATAGATGCCGCCCACTCCTATGACTGGTATATGCACGGATTCATAAATTTCGTAAACGCAGCGCAGGCCCACGTGCTTCACTGCCTTTCCCGACAGCCCGCCGTACCTGTTCGACAGTACAGGCATCCTCAGCCTTGCCGAAATCGCCATTGCTCTGACTGTGTTGATCGCAACTATGGCGTCTGCGCCACCTTTCTCTGCGGATATTGCGAGTGAGGATATGCTGTCTGTGTTTGGAGTGAGCTTCGCCCACACCGGAACAGAGGCATGCGTCCTGGCGCTTTTGACCACACGTTCAACCATGTCAGGATCGCTTCCAATCTCCGAACCAACACCTTTTGCATGAGGGCAGCTGAGATTCAATTCCAGTCCATCGACCTTCAGAGAAGACATGGTCTTCGCAAGAGCTCCAAATTCCTGCTCATCCTTTCCAAAAATACTTCCTATGACGATTCCGCCGGATTCTTTCTTCAGCTTTTCTATAACCTGTTTGTAATTTTCCATGCCGGGATTCGGAAGACCCATCGCATTCAGTAATCCTTCCTGAAATGAGTAGACCGTGGGATTAAGATAGCCATCTCTCGGCTCCATTCCTATTGATTTTGTCACCACTCCCCCGGCACCGTTCTTCAGGGCACGCATCATCGACTCTGCTGTTTCGCCAAGAATACCGCTCGCCAGCATCGACGGATTTTCGAGTTTGATGCTTCCCACAGAGGAATCAAGGTTCGGCTTCCGCACGTTATACCGTTAGAATTGAGTGTTATTTAAGGGTCCCTCAGATGAAAAGAGAAGAACGTTTCGTCAGTCTGTAATGCTCATCGTCCCTGTTACAAGTATGAGCGAAGCGATGTTGAATATTGTCAGGTGGAGTGTGTTTCCGCTTACTGTCATTGAATAAGCTCCCCATGTGACATAAGTGTTGAGATTGCATCCGCTGCCAATGTCAGCCACAGATGGGTTCGATGTGACGTTCTGAAGATGGGCGAGGTAAGGAGCAAGCATCTGCAGCCAGCCTGAAATCTCGGGCGATGTGACCGACAGAGAGATGTTGTTTATCAAATTAAGTCCCCTGTACTGTAAGTATTTTTGAGATTGGTTGGAAAAGTACGTTGAAAGCAGATTGGCTGAACCAGAACCGGATACGGAGAAACCTGTGCCGCGCAGCGAAGTCATGTCCATGCTCAGTATAGCTCCCGTACTGGAGTTCCTGAGACTGAATTGGGGGTTCTTGATAACTGCAATCTGTCCTCCTTGATTGAGGAGTATTGAGCCACCCTCAAACGTGACGGTTCCCTGCGAATAGTAGCGGTTCTGAACATAAAGAGACAGCAATCCGGACAATGCCATCGACTGATGCACTGATAAGAAATGCGGCCATCCCAGGGGCGCCTTGTCGTTGGCACCGTAATTCTGCACATAGCCAATGTCGTTGTTGCCATAGAAATTGAAACCACATGGATAGCTGTTGTCCCCAAGTCGGTTGTTACTTCCATATGAGATATACCAGGCAGTCAGGTTATTTCCCAGACCGTAAAATCTGACATTATCATGATTTCCTTGAACGTAGGTTATCAGATTGAAGTCATTCAGCGGCCTAAGATTGGAACTGTTTCCCCAGCCTAGGTAGATGTTATATCTGTCACTATTTACGTATGAACCATTGATGTAAAGGCAGATTACGCTTCCAGCAGAAACATTCCATACGCTTCCTCCGTCGTGTATCTTGCCTTTCCAGAGTGATATGCCGTTACCTGTTGTGTTTGGAATGAATGTTATGCTCAACTGTATTCCGTTTGCGACTGTTCCACTTGTGTTGTTGTAAATGTCATACTGGCACTGCGGAAGATATTGGGGTAATCCGACACTGTATGAGATGGATGCGTTGAAGCCTCCAGGCTGGAAAGACAGCGTTCCGGTTGTTGGCGATGTGAAAGGCGCTTCACCCGATGAGCCCATGACAAACGTGGTTGGCAGTGGATATGGCCAGTGCCCGGACTGCTGGACATAATTCTGGAGCTGGAATGATGAAAATTCCTGGTATACCTCCTGCATGTGGTTGTATTCCTGTGTGCGCATGTAACTGGGCACATAGGCGCCAATGTAAATGTTGATGAATGACAGCACAATCAGGAGTATGAAAATAGTTGCAACTGCTCCGGCTACGCCCTCTCTGTTTCCGGCAATATGTTTGCTTCGGAGCATGCAATCAAATAAACCACATCGGATCGTCTTTTTAAGAATGCTATTTGAATTTCAAAGGTGATAATTAGATATAGGCAATATATCACCACTCAAGAAAGCGGTGGTGTCGGTTTGCTGATATATGATACGATGTCCAGGGGAAAGGTGGAATTCCAGCCTCTCACCAAGGGTGCGGTTCATATATATGTCTGCGGCCCAACGGTCTATGACCATATGCATGTGGGGCATGCGCGTTCCTTTGTGTCGTTCGATTTCATTGCCCGTTATCTGGAATACAGGGGATACCGTGTTTCACTCGTCGTAAACATTACGGATGTGGAAGACAAGATCATAAACAGGGCTCAGGAACTCAATATTTCAGCTCTCGAACTCTCCTCCCGTTTTGCCGATGAGTTCATAAGAAGCTGCTCGTCGCTGCTGCTGAAACCCGCAGACGTGTACCCACGGGCCAGCGAACACATTGCCGAGATACT
Protein-coding sequences here:
- a CDS encoding carbohydrate ABC transporter permease, whose protein sequence is MAGTRRTVRDGVWYLLLLIITGFVLFPVYLIFLVAFADKRQVFVSVPTLIPTTYTLSNLTFAIHTLNIVGPLSMSVETATMVALICLAVGVPAAYSISKLPARIRYAMIMFLFVTEMVPEIQIAVPIAALFIRLGLMNTALGLALAQSSIAIPMITYILVGTFRTIPPNLAQSAAIDGAPKWRTFASVELPLALTGVSVAAILAWLFSWDEFIFAEILVPFNQTIPPKIFYYITRGAGGIPAADAYSIILILPVIAMTFFLQKYLRSDVMAGALK
- a CDS encoding dihydroorotate dehydrogenase electron transfer subunit, coding for MHTGKLEIVEITDITEECADVFTVMYRDRTKASPGQFIMVWAPGVNEVPMSLSFIGDEKGFTFRVLGKTTTALSRLGKGDRIGVRGVFGNSFRPVGSRILFIGGGTGVASIISAADLFSPGRRAVAAIGAKNRDGIFFAGRMKQAGADVLISTDDGSQGEKGFVTAVARRVLEREDFDTIIACGPELMLRRVAELASEFRTPAQISTERFMKCGIGICDACSLNGALVCRDGPVFDGEFLLGCDDFGRYRLSPCGARVPI
- a CDS encoding methylmalonyl-CoA mutase family protein; its protein translation is MALSLREKESDPADRNVLQETFREWKRKFDEEIRAGKQRRDKFYNLSWMEIEPLYTPQEDFDYDAKLGNPGHYPYTRGIHENMYTGKLWTMRQFAGFGSAAETNRRFKYLLSHGETGLSVAFDYPTLYGYDTDDPHSEGEFGKCGVAVSSLEDMQALFSGIPLDKVSTSMTINGPASVLWAMYIATGEAQNVPKSVLRGTIQNDVLKEYIAQKSFIFPPEPSMRLVLDTFEYGMKEVPLWNTISISGYHIREAGSTAVQELAFTLADGFEYVRQGIERGLDPNMFVPRLSFFFNAHNDFFEEIAKYRAARRIWAREMKERFGLKNERAMKLRFHTQTAGCSLTAEQPENNIVRVALQAMAAVFGGTQSLHTNSLDEALALPTEKAVRIALRTQQIIAYESGIPRVADPLGGSYYVEWLTDRMEEEAYAIFDDIEEYGGVIQAIEMGYFQKAITESSYRYQRELEKKERIIVGVNEYTVDEPLNVPILKLDPKGRDKQIERLKRLRNGRNKRRFQEAMDTLRKTAEGSANTMPAILAAVKAKATLGEVTGVLREVFGEYREQHII
- a CDS encoding extracellular solute-binding protein; translation: MFSTKNMKSRKGAMAGKTIAVAVIIIFIVAAVAGALYLTSSKHPTSSSKTTLTINWSLAGTEGAYMSTKVIPMFERAYPNITVKYSTLSASTIISSLLSQESAHHVSVNIIEEDNLEMGALVSQGLVTPLNPYLSQLEAMNGGTTGTTSSGTIIPAYYKEGLFNGTYYFFPFRGNVQLAYYNQSALTKAGATVQPTNATNLMTDMVLLNSKGYSHPFNMQGHGGASTPTQVFQWMAEFGGNPMVFNDTGDIAALTYLQNMMRAGLMSPNNATGYWGSYKGLVSDNYQYINQWPYVTSLLGGLGMNNTTFAPSSGTRYNLGVAPVFAGPNNNAQYVVGGDVLGIPANSPNVWASLDWLKFVNSYQIQRDLLMNLSWPVVNELAYNNLPSSISYLFNYFHYEETHGIFRPAVPWMTQWNSVFDVAWGVIIGSNGNVTKALGQAHSSMLNYLKIYYSSDVSPYQSGAYYPSGNYTGPT
- a CDS encoding sugar ABC transporter permease; translation: MVSVITIYPILSGIFLGFSEFSGKVGLANYRYVFSTYGVVDAIINTVLIVVTALTIQFLLALLTALLLNRDFRGRGFFRTVIMVPFGVATVVSGIAFTFIFSPSGWYLNSMLIHLGLISTSIDWIRPIPRAIISIALADSWKNFPLIMLILLGGLSSIPQSQYESAAIDGAGFIKQFVYITLPGLYPFIMIAVTIRLIQEVNILSLPLVLTGYTPAFLGTLSFQIYESFSLGSANQAAAVATILLGIVVLLVTLYIFVSRRLGMEG
- a CDS encoding dihydroorotate dehydrogenase — encoded protein: MLASGILGETAESMMRALKNGAGGVVTKSIGMEPRDGYLNPTVYSFQEGLLNAMGLPNPGMENYKQVIEKLKKESGGIVIGSIFGKDEQEFGALAKTMSSLKVDGLELNLSCPHAKGVGSEIGSDPDMVERVVKSARTHASVPVWAKLTPNTDSISSLAISAEKGGADAIVAINTVRAMAISARLRMPVLSNRYGGLSGKAVKHVGLRCVYEIYESVHIPVIGVGGIYTGEDAAEYLMAGASAFEIGTAVAERGPQVFSAVNRQLFAFMKKEHFSTIGEMIGIAHRQT
- the meaB gene encoding methylmalonyl Co-A mutase-associated GTPase MeaB — protein: MNFRKLADDIMKGDRKSAARLISLVEDEEEGCGEAMKLLYEHARGVPVLGITGPPGVGKSTIVLEIAKRMRAQGMKLGIVAIDPTSPITGGAILGDRIRMTELFADPGVFIRSMGSRGGSGGLSSQAGSVVRILDALGCDTIIVETVGAGQTQVDIMGMADTIVVVTMPGTGDEVQSIKAGLLEIADIYVVNKCDLTGAMRTVSDIRSMLDLVEDWHGWKPPVLQTNAREGKGISELFDSIQKHHAFAGDSEHLASRKKAQLRRELQELVSRDITRKIFDNIGMKELDDMLCSMLERKSSPYSEAERMTAELVRKKHVTAR
- a CDS encoding cobalamin B12-binding domain-containing protein — protein: MQMPRKIRVMIAKPGLDGHDRGAKVVARALRDAGMEVIYTGLHQTPEQIVQAALQEDVDAIGLSCLSGAHDVLFPRVMELIKENGMDVLVTAGGIIPKEDLPMLKKSGIAAVFGPGTAIEEIVKFHREHIKQRT
- a CDS encoding ABC transporter ATP-binding protein encodes the protein MAKVTIDNIVKTFGTTEVLKNINLEIKDGEFFILLGPSGCGKTTLLRIIAGLSEQSGGRLIIGDRDVSELSPRERNIAMVFQDYALYPHMTVEGNISFPLKMAKMRADEIKKRVAAITQLLRIGDFLKKKPKELSGGQRQRVAIGRALVRSPNVLLMDEPLSNLDAKLRTTMRFEIKRIQRETGITVIYVTHDQVEAMTMGDRIAILNEGVVKQCGTPFDIFHKPVDSFVATFTGSPPMNILDTPYVRKQLGIKDDVLVGVRPRAVSLSPAGGGAIIEAKHIGTDLLGNELLVHTTVADDDFIFLTSINERDAIVDNLKLYIRQENIYLFERATGSAIKFGQAE